From Paenibacillus graminis, a single genomic window includes:
- a CDS encoding glutamate-5-semialdehyde dehydrogenase, which produces MSEVVDKAALAKETAGVLASLSTGQKNEALQIMAEALIREAPAIIAANAEDLERGRLGGTPESMLDRLALDVSRITSIAEGLQQIAELPDPIGDRLETFERPNGLHIQKIRVPLGVIGIIYEARPNVTVDAAGLCLKTGNAVVLRGGSSALSSNRKIIEVLHRALAETAIPSQALQLIEDPNRSSVDQMLKLNGLLDVIIPRGGSALIQNVVLNATVPVIETGAGICHTFLDAGADPEMALSISLNAKAQRPSVCNSMETLLVHRDYAAEHLLPLAEAFRKIPVELRGCSETVALIPWAIPAARGDFATEYNDYILNIKIVDGLDEALQHIAEFSTKHSECIVTRDVGNAERFLQEVDAAAVYHNASTRFTDGFEFGFGAEIGISTQKLHARGPMGLPALTSTKYKIHGSGQIRG; this is translated from the coding sequence ATGAGTGAGGTTGTTGACAAGGCAGCATTAGCTAAGGAAACTGCCGGTGTTCTGGCCAGCCTGAGTACCGGGCAAAAAAATGAGGCCTTGCAGATCATGGCAGAAGCCCTGATCCGTGAAGCTCCAGCCATCATCGCCGCCAATGCTGAAGATTTGGAGCGCGGACGGCTCGGCGGCACTCCCGAATCGATGCTGGACCGTCTGGCACTGGACGTCAGCCGGATCACAAGCATTGCAGAGGGGCTTCAGCAAATAGCCGAGCTCCCAGATCCGATTGGCGACCGCCTGGAAACCTTCGAACGCCCGAACGGGCTGCACATTCAAAAGATCCGCGTTCCACTGGGTGTCATCGGCATTATTTATGAAGCGCGGCCCAATGTAACCGTAGATGCAGCCGGGTTATGTCTAAAAACCGGAAATGCCGTTGTCCTGCGCGGCGGCTCCTCCGCTCTGTCGTCCAACCGCAAAATCATCGAAGTGCTGCACCGGGCCCTTGCCGAAACAGCCATTCCAAGCCAGGCGCTGCAGCTGATCGAAGATCCGAACCGCTCCTCTGTGGATCAAATGCTCAAGCTGAACGGACTGCTTGATGTCATTATTCCGCGCGGCGGGAGTGCGCTGATCCAGAACGTCGTGCTCAATGCCACGGTACCCGTCATCGAAACGGGAGCAGGCATATGCCATACCTTCCTAGATGCCGGCGCTGACCCGGAAATGGCATTATCCATCAGTTTAAATGCCAAGGCCCAACGCCCTTCTGTGTGCAACTCCATGGAAACGCTGCTGGTCCACAGGGACTATGCCGCAGAGCATCTTCTTCCATTAGCAGAAGCCTTCCGCAAGATCCCTGTGGAATTGCGCGGCTGTTCGGAGACTGTAGCCCTGATACCGTGGGCAATTCCCGCAGCCAGAGGAGATTTTGCCACCGAGTACAATGACTATATTCTTAACATCAAAATTGTCGATGGCCTGGACGAAGCCTTGCAGCACATCGCCGAGTTCAGCACCAAACATTCCGAATGCATTGTAACCAGGGATGTTGGAAACGCCGAACGTTTCCTGCAGGAAGTGGATGCCGCGGCTGTCTATCATAATGCCTCGACGCGTTTCACCGATGGCTTCGAGTTCGGATTTGGGGCAGAGATCGGCATCAGCACCCAGAAGCTGCATGCCCGCGGCCCTATGGGACTGCCGGCGCTGACCTCAACCAAATACAAAATTCACGGCTCGGGACAAATCCGGGGGTAA
- the proC gene encoding pyrroline-5-carboxylate reductase — protein sequence MCQQPAVPLINHKIVFYGAGSMAEAIVRGMIARNVVDSGNIVMLNRSSSERLSELRSRYGVLGSNDPEQKNDYLRTAPVIVLAMKPKDAAEALRSLGTLLSPDQLVISVIAGMTIRTMQGLLGKSQPVVRTMPNTSSSIGLGATGIAYSKEVDEQSRRTALNIFEAVGLTSVIDEERMETLTGISGSGPAYIYYMMEAMIAAGIRGGLPAEQSRELTVQTVLGAARMVQQTGEEPAALRKKVTSPNGSTQAALEVLEKGDFFETVISAVNRCAERSREMGLALEKELS from the coding sequence ATGTGTCAGCAACCTGCAGTTCCATTAATTAATCATAAGATTGTTTTTTACGGGGCGGGTTCGATGGCGGAAGCGATTGTGCGCGGGATGATTGCCCGCAATGTGGTCGATTCCGGTAATATCGTGATGCTGAACCGCAGCAGCAGTGAACGCCTGAGCGAGCTGCGCAGCCGGTACGGAGTCCTCGGCAGCAATGATCCTGAACAAAAAAATGATTATCTGCGCACAGCCCCGGTCATCGTGCTTGCCATGAAGCCGAAGGATGCTGCCGAGGCTCTCCGCAGCTTAGGAACTCTGCTCTCTCCGGATCAGCTGGTGATTTCCGTGATCGCGGGGATGACCATCCGTACGATGCAGGGCTTGCTCGGCAAGTCCCAGCCGGTAGTGCGCACCATGCCTAATACCTCCAGCTCCATTGGACTGGGAGCAACCGGCATCGCTTATTCCAAAGAAGTGGACGAGCAGAGCCGCCGGACGGCGCTCAATATTTTTGAGGCTGTCGGATTAACCTCGGTCATTGATGAAGAACGTATGGAGACCCTGACCGGGATTTCGGGCAGTGGTCCAGCATATATCTATTACATGATGGAAGCGATGATCGCCGCAGGAATCCGTGGAGGCCTGCCGGCCGAACAGAGCAGAGAGCTGACGGTTCAGACTGTCCTTGGCGCTGCCCGGATGGTGCAGCAGACCGGTGAAGAACCAGCCGCCCTGCGCAAAAAAGTGACCTCGCCGAACGGCTCCACACAAGCAGCACTAGAAGTGCTGGAGAAGGGCGATTTCTTCGAGACGGTAATTTCCGCTGTGAACCGCTGTGCCGAACGCTCCCGTGAAATGGGTCTGGCCCTGGAAAAAGAGCTCTCATAA
- a CDS encoding DnaD domain protein, whose amino-acid sequence MDGKGWNTWGEGVSFGLQNGMAVIPYALLKYYRKLNLTGSEAMLLIHLFSFRQVEGIEFPSLEELQAVTGRSITAIAGELQKLMKEGFISIDEDNDELRDIHYERYNFSGLYGKLGAFLAGAVQESANSSSPKPAGNLPSLRESAHHTGAPAPDGGYGRTFPSAAGKDAEENRSLFTIFEKEFGRPLSPMECETISGWVDQDKYPEELILLALKESVFAGKIHFRYIDRILLEWARNRVKNAQDVKAYTQKFRGGGR is encoded by the coding sequence ATGGACGGCAAAGGATGGAATACCTGGGGCGAAGGCGTGTCATTTGGCCTCCAGAACGGGATGGCCGTCATTCCTTACGCGCTCTTGAAGTATTACCGGAAGCTCAACTTGACTGGCAGTGAAGCGATGCTGCTGATTCATCTGTTCTCTTTCCGCCAAGTGGAAGGAATAGAGTTCCCTTCCCTGGAGGAACTGCAGGCGGTGACAGGGCGGAGTATTACCGCAATAGCAGGAGAACTGCAGAAGCTGATGAAGGAAGGCTTCATCAGCATTGATGAAGACAACGATGAGCTGAGGGATATCCACTATGAACGCTATAATTTCTCTGGATTGTACGGCAAGCTTGGCGCATTTTTGGCAGGAGCTGTTCAGGAATCGGCCAATTCCTCCAGCCCCAAGCCTGCTGGAAATCTGCCAAGCCTTCGTGAATCTGCCCATCATACCGGAGCTCCTGCTCCTGATGGCGGATACGGTAGAACGTTCCCTTCTGCAGCGGGTAAAGACGCTGAAGAGAACCGCAGTCTGTTTACCATTTTTGAGAAGGAATTCGGACGCCCGCTTTCCCCCATGGAATGTGAAACCATCTCCGGCTGGGTAGACCAGGACAAATACCCCGAGGAATTAATTCTGCTGGCTCTGAAAGAGTCTGTATTCGCCGGAAAGATTCATTTCCGCTATATTGACCGCATTCTCCTGGAATGGGCCCGCAACCGGGTGAAAAATGCCCAGGATGTCAAAGCTTATACCCAGAAGTTCCGCGGCGGCGGGAGATAA
- the asnS gene encoding asparagine--tRNA ligase: MANKSVIKNVNEHVGETVVIGCWINNKRSSGKIQFLQLRDGTGYIQGVVVKSEVPEQVWDDAKSLTQESSLYVTGIIREEPRSQSGYEMTVTGIQVLHLTENYPITPKEHGVDFLMDHRHLWLRSAKQRAVLVIRAEIIRAVQQFFNENGFTKVDPPILTPTSAEGTTNLFHTKYFEEDAYLTQSGQLYMEAAAMALGRVYSFGPTFRAEKSKTRRHLIEFWMIEPEMAFTDHEESLRVQEEFISFVVQSVLKNCRAELEAVGRDVSKLENIKAPFPRITYDDAIKFLNEKGYEIAWGDDFGAPHETAIAEANDKPVFITHYPASFKAFYMKPHPERPEVVLCADMIAPEGYGEIIGGSQRIDDPALLEERFKEHNLSMDAYKWYMDLRTYGSVPHSGFGLGLERTVAWICGLDHVRETIPFPRTLYRLYP; the protein is encoded by the coding sequence ATGGCTAACAAGAGTGTAATCAAGAACGTGAATGAGCATGTTGGAGAAACTGTTGTGATTGGATGTTGGATCAATAACAAGCGCTCCAGCGGCAAAATTCAGTTCCTGCAGCTCCGGGATGGTACAGGCTATATTCAGGGCGTAGTGGTGAAATCGGAAGTGCCGGAGCAAGTATGGGATGATGCCAAAAGCCTGACGCAGGAAAGTTCACTGTATGTGACCGGAATCATCCGCGAGGAGCCGCGCAGTCAATCCGGATATGAAATGACTGTGACGGGGATACAAGTATTGCATCTTACAGAGAATTATCCGATCACCCCGAAGGAGCACGGCGTGGATTTCCTGATGGATCACCGTCACCTCTGGCTTCGTTCCGCGAAGCAGCGGGCTGTGCTCGTGATTCGTGCGGAAATCATCCGCGCGGTTCAGCAATTTTTCAACGAGAACGGATTTACAAAGGTGGATCCGCCAATCCTGACGCCAACCTCGGCAGAAGGTACTACCAATCTGTTCCACACCAAGTATTTTGAAGAAGATGCCTATCTGACGCAAAGCGGACAGCTGTACATGGAAGCTGCGGCAATGGCGCTTGGCCGTGTCTATTCCTTCGGTCCGACCTTCCGTGCCGAGAAGTCCAAAACCCGCCGTCATCTGATCGAGTTCTGGATGATTGAGCCGGAAATGGCCTTCACCGACCATGAGGAAAGCTTGCGAGTACAGGAGGAATTCATCAGCTTTGTAGTGCAGTCCGTGCTGAAGAACTGCCGTGCAGAGCTGGAAGCGGTTGGCCGCGATGTCTCCAAGCTGGAGAATATCAAAGCGCCGTTCCCGCGTATCACCTATGATGATGCGATCAAGTTCCTGAATGAAAAAGGATATGAGATTGCCTGGGGGGATGACTTCGGGGCACCGCATGAAACAGCGATTGCCGAGGCCAATGACAAACCGGTTTTCATTACGCATTACCCGGCTTCGTTCAAGGCATTCTATATGAAGCCGCATCCTGAACGTCCTGAGGTTGTGCTCTGCGCGGATATGATTGCTCCTGAAGGCTATGGGGAGATCATAGGCGGATCCCAGCGTATCGATGATCCGGCATTGCTCGAAGAGCGCTTCAAGGAACATAATCTTTCAATGGATGCCTACAAATGGTACATGGATCTGCGCACATATGGTTCTGTGCCGCACTCCGGTTTCGGTCTTGGACTTGAACGGACAGTAGCTTGGATTTGCGGTTTGGACCATGTGCGGGAAACGATTCCGTTCCCTCGTACGTTGTACCGTCTGTACCCATAG
- a CDS encoding acetate/propionate family kinase, which yields MNILVINSGSSSLKYQLYNMTDESVLAKGLVERIGMDSSILNHKPTGKQEVTEVSEILEHNTAIRKVLACLTDKEHGVISSIDEINAVGHRVVHGGEFFKASALVDADAKTKIRQLFDLAPLHNPAAMMGISATEVNMPGVPQVVVFDTAFHQTMPEKAYMYAIPRVLYNKYKVRRYGAHGTSHDFVSKAAAEFLDRPLEDLKIITCHIGNGASVTAVDGGLSIDTSMGMTPLEGLMMGTRSGDLDPAIVPYVMNKEELSVGEVNSMLNKHSGLLAISGVSSDMRDIIDGAEKGEPNSTLAFDMYEYRLRKYIGSYAAAMNGVDVIVFTAGVGENAAVLRAKVLNNLTFLGIELDAEANKVRSGDPRRISTAESKVQVLVVPTNEELVIARDTYRIVQGING from the coding sequence ATGAATATTCTAGTTATTAATTCAGGCAGTTCTTCTCTAAAGTACCAGCTGTACAATATGACCGATGAATCCGTACTTGCCAAAGGTTTGGTAGAGCGCATCGGGATGGATTCCTCCATTCTGAACCATAAGCCGACCGGGAAGCAGGAAGTTACGGAAGTCAGCGAAATTCTTGAACACAATACAGCGATCCGCAAAGTGCTGGCCTGTCTGACTGACAAGGAGCACGGTGTGATCTCTTCGATCGACGAGATCAATGCTGTTGGACACCGCGTAGTTCACGGCGGCGAATTTTTCAAGGCTTCCGCACTGGTTGATGCCGATGCGAAGACCAAGATCCGCCAGCTGTTCGATCTTGCACCGCTGCATAATCCGGCTGCAATGATGGGGATTTCAGCAACTGAGGTCAACATGCCCGGCGTGCCGCAGGTTGTTGTTTTTGACACTGCGTTCCATCAGACGATGCCTGAGAAGGCTTATATGTATGCCATTCCAAGAGTGCTGTACAACAAATACAAGGTCCGCCGCTATGGCGCACACGGCACCTCCCATGATTTCGTCAGCAAGGCTGCTGCTGAATTCCTGGACCGCCCGCTTGAAGATCTCAAGATCATTACTTGCCACATCGGTAACGGTGCCAGCGTGACTGCCGTTGACGGCGGCCTGTCTATCGACACTTCAATGGGGATGACACCGCTTGAAGGTCTGATGATGGGTACCCGCAGCGGTGACTTGGACCCGGCTATCGTTCCTTACGTAATGAACAAGGAAGAGTTGTCCGTGGGTGAAGTTAATTCGATGCTGAACAAGCATAGCGGCCTTTTGGCTATTTCTGGCGTCAGCAGCGACATGCGTGATATTATTGATGGTGCGGAAAAAGGCGAGCCTAACTCTACGCTTGCTTTTGATATGTATGAGTACCGTCTGCGGAAGTATATCGGTTCTTACGCTGCAGCGATGAACGGAGTAGATGTAATTGTATTTACTGCCGGTGTTGGCGAGAATGCCGCCGTGCTGCGTGCCAAAGTGCTGAATAACCTTACGTTCCTTGGAATTGAACTGGATGCAGAAGCCAATAAGGTCCGCTCCGGCGATCCGCGCCGTATCTCTACGGCAGAGTCCAAGGTGCAGGTGCTCGTGGTTCCGACAAACGAGGAGCTTGTCATTGCACGCGATACTTATCGTATTGTGCAAGGAATTAACGGCTAA
- a CDS encoding 3-hydroxyacyl-CoA dehydrogenase family protein codes for MNFKKIGVIGGGTMGQGIAEMLAAKGLDVMLVEKTAERLDYSYAMIETSLDKQLEKWAITQAEKKLILSRIQKVTHFAELSSCDMVIETITEDLEAKQKVFNQLDQVCPSHIILASNTSTLSLTELASSTMYPERVIGMHFIHPVGKVDLVEIVRGLKTSDSTFEDTKAFVDEIVEKKGVMIYESPGFVSSRLICLFINEAMHVLQEGVASPEDIDDAMRIGYQFQHGPLEMADRFGLDSVLAALENMFREYGELKYRPSTILKKMVRAGQLGMKSGEGFFKYDKDGDRV; via the coding sequence ATGAATTTTAAGAAAATTGGTGTCATCGGTGGTGGCACAATGGGCCAAGGGATTGCTGAAATGCTGGCAGCCAAGGGCCTGGATGTTATGCTGGTGGAGAAAACCGCAGAAAGACTGGACTATTCTTATGCAATGATCGAGACAAGTCTCGACAAACAGCTTGAGAAATGGGCTATTACCCAAGCCGAAAAGAAGCTTATCCTCAGCCGTATTCAAAAAGTGACACACTTCGCAGAACTCAGCTCCTGTGATATGGTTATTGAGACCATTACCGAGGATCTGGAAGCGAAGCAAAAAGTATTCAATCAGCTCGATCAGGTGTGTCCGAGTCACATTATTCTGGCCAGCAACACGTCTACACTCAGCTTGACTGAGCTTGCCAGTTCTACAATGTACCCGGAACGCGTCATCGGCATGCATTTTATACATCCTGTAGGGAAGGTGGATCTCGTTGAGATTGTGCGCGGACTGAAAACTTCCGACAGCACTTTTGAAGATACCAAAGCCTTTGTTGATGAAATTGTTGAGAAAAAGGGCGTCATGATTTACGAATCCCCGGGGTTTGTATCTTCACGCCTCATTTGCCTGTTTATAAACGAGGCTATGCATGTTCTGCAAGAGGGTGTTGCTTCTCCTGAAGATATCGACGATGCTATGCGTATCGGCTACCAGTTCCAGCATGGGCCGCTTGAAATGGCTGACCGTTTTGGTCTGGATTCCGTTCTTGCCGCACTGGAAAATATGTTCCGTGAGTACGGTGAACTGAAATACCGTCCTTCCACGATTCTTAAGAAAATGGTGCGTGCGGGACAACTGGGCATGAAATCGGGCGAAGGCTTCTTCAAGTATGACAAGGATGGTGACCGTGTATGA
- a CDS encoding AAA family ATPase: MPKFWKEVLIGFVPVLVIFMAFVGINIFPVIIAAGMVGALLLIAHLRGGLTVNAGGDKKRKKNGPSKLTFEEIGGQDNAKQELREALDFLIRHEEISKFGIRPLKGILLTGPPGTGKTLMAKAAAHYTNSVFVAASGSEFVEMYVGVGAGRVRDLFKDARARALKENKQSAIIFIDEIDVIGGKREGGQQREYDQTLNQLLTEMDGIYNNDTPRILLVAATNRKEMLDSALLRPGRFDRHIQVDMPDKKGRKSILDLHAQNKPLHEEVDLDKIAEEAYGFSGAQLESVMNEAAIYMMRENLTQVEQRHLSMAIDKVMMGEKTDRETNHEEKKRVAIHELGHAIMAELLRPGSVSQVTLTPRGQALGYVRHNPQTEQYLYTKDYLENQIMIALGGAVAEEMYYGGRSTGSRGDFDQALNIVETMMKSGLTSLGIANLQMVTTEELMKENSKILDELMVRTHELLGKQRNVFDYSLDILMKEEVLSGEQFRCQFRDSVLLPA, from the coding sequence ATGCCTAAGTTCTGGAAAGAGGTATTAATCGGATTTGTTCCTGTACTGGTGATATTTATGGCTTTTGTCGGGATTAATATTTTCCCGGTGATCATCGCGGCAGGCATGGTCGGCGCACTTCTGCTCATTGCCCATCTGCGCGGGGGGCTGACCGTAAATGCCGGAGGGGACAAAAAACGTAAAAAGAACGGCCCGTCGAAGCTGACTTTTGAAGAAATCGGAGGACAGGATAATGCCAAGCAGGAGCTGCGCGAAGCGTTGGATTTCCTGATCCGGCATGAAGAAATCAGCAAGTTCGGCATCCGCCCGCTGAAGGGGATTCTGCTGACAGGCCCTCCGGGAACCGGGAAGACCCTGATGGCCAAAGCGGCAGCGCATTATACCAACTCCGTATTCGTAGCCGCATCAGGCAGCGAGTTCGTTGAGATGTATGTGGGGGTCGGCGCCGGACGTGTGCGCGATCTGTTCAAAGATGCGCGTGCGCGTGCCCTCAAGGAAAATAAACAAAGCGCGATTATTTTTATCGATGAAATTGACGTCATCGGGGGCAAACGCGAAGGCGGACAGCAGCGTGAATATGATCAGACGCTCAATCAGCTGCTGACGGAGATGGATGGAATTTACAATAATGATACGCCGCGCATCCTGCTGGTTGCGGCAACGAACCGCAAGGAGATGCTGGATTCGGCGCTGCTGCGCCCCGGCCGCTTTGACCGTCATATCCAGGTGGACATGCCGGACAAGAAGGGCCGCAAGTCCATCCTCGATCTGCATGCCCAGAACAAGCCGCTGCATGAGGAGGTTGACCTGGACAAAATAGCGGAGGAGGCTTATGGCTTCTCCGGTGCCCAGCTTGAGAGCGTGATGAACGAAGCGGCGATCTACATGATGCGCGAGAACCTGACTCAAGTGGAGCAGCGCCATCTCTCGATGGCGATCGACAAGGTCATGATGGGCGAGAAGACGGACCGGGAAACCAACCATGAAGAGAAGAAGCGGGTAGCTATCCACGAGCTGGGACATGCCATTATGGCCGAGCTGCTGCGTCCGGGAAGCGTTAGCCAGGTTACGCTCACACCCCGTGGACAAGCCCTGGGTTACGTGCGGCATAATCCGCAGACCGAACAGTATCTGTACACTAAGGATTACCTGGAAAATCAGATTATGATTGCCCTTGGCGGCGCTGTGGCGGAAGAAATGTACTATGGTGGCCGAAGCACAGGATCACGCGGAGATTTTGACCAGGCGCTCAATATCGTGGAGACAATGATGAAGTCAGGGCTAACCTCACTGGGTATCGCGAATCTGCAAATGGTTACCACAGAAGAGTTAATGAAGGAAAACAGTAAAATTTTGGACGAGTTAATGGTACGGACGCATGAGCTTCTCGGCAAGCAGCGAAATGTATTTGATTACTCCCTTGACATTTTAATGAAAGAAGAAGTTCTCTCCGGAGAGCAATTTCGTTGTCAATTTCGTGACAGTGTCCTTTTACCGGCATAA
- a CDS encoding DUF5590 domain-containing protein translates to MKKRRKWLLLGILLVLLLLFGLSQFYAYVMKDQWSERSAATKVAEARAGLTEVTRAQKSVWDENSIYWVLTGRNTAGTELMVWVRFTRDGKPAGGNNDVYAEEVSKGMSEQKIRSIIASDLPGSTVERLLPGVYNGEYAWQLFYKLEGRYYYKFYRFADGSAIGDGYSLPNQ, encoded by the coding sequence TTGAAGAAAAGAAGAAAATGGCTTCTGCTGGGAATACTCCTGGTTCTTCTCCTTCTGTTCGGACTAAGCCAGTTCTATGCTTACGTGATGAAAGACCAGTGGAGCGAACGCAGCGCAGCCACAAAGGTTGCTGAAGCCCGGGCAGGACTGACAGAGGTGACCCGAGCCCAGAAGTCTGTCTGGGATGAAAACTCGATTTACTGGGTTCTTACAGGCCGTAACACAGCCGGGACGGAGCTTATGGTCTGGGTCCGCTTTACGCGTGACGGCAAGCCTGCCGGAGGGAACAATGATGTGTACGCTGAAGAAGTCTCCAAAGGGATGTCAGAGCAGAAGATCCGTTCCATCATTGCCTCAGACTTACCGGGAAGCACCGTTGAGCGGCTCCTGCCGGGTGTGTACAATGGAGAATATGCGTGGCAGCTGTTTTACAAGTTGGAGGGACGCTATTATTACAAGTTTTACCGTTTTGCGGATGGAAGTGCGATTGGCGACGGCTATAGCTTGCCTAACCAGTAA
- a CDS encoding amidohydrolase: MSSNKTVIVNGRFLVPGTEQPVLSGYMTIENDLITYIGEIEPVIEEGTQTIDGSRLLFMPGLVNTHGHTAMSLLRGYGDDMVLQNWLQEKMWPMEEKFTGDDVYWGTSLSVLEMLKGGTTTFLDMYDHMDRVAEVTELSGIRAVLMRGVIGLCPEDVQNHKLAEAVAFARNWHGKADGRITTMISPHAPYTCPPEFFVKFVQAAHDLDLPMHTHMSETRREVEQNAEDYGLRPVAHLEKLGMFTRPSLVAHGVHLTDEEIEILARYNVGVSHNPGSNLKLASGVARVPELLRAGVTVSLGTDGAASNNNLDMFEEMRLAALIHKGVSGDPTAVPAPEALLMATEYGAQSIFLDRVGRLAPGMKADFIALDIDQPHFLPHTDLLSHAVYSASAKDVAHVWVDGKQVVKHGQCLTLDEEQIRRKAQETFEGLLKR, encoded by the coding sequence ATGAGCAGCAATAAAACTGTAATTGTAAATGGGCGGTTTCTGGTACCGGGTACGGAGCAGCCGGTGTTAAGCGGTTATATGACCATAGAAAATGATCTCATCACATACATAGGAGAAATTGAACCTGTCATTGAAGAAGGTACCCAGACCATTGACGGCAGCCGTCTGCTGTTCATGCCGGGTCTGGTCAATACCCATGGCCATACAGCAATGTCCCTGTTGCGCGGCTACGGGGATGACATGGTGCTTCAGAACTGGCTGCAGGAAAAAATGTGGCCGATGGAAGAAAAATTCACCGGAGACGATGTCTATTGGGGGACTTCCTTGTCTGTACTGGAAATGCTGAAAGGCGGCACCACCACCTTCCTGGATATGTATGACCACATGGACCGTGTTGCCGAGGTTACCGAGCTGTCCGGCATCCGTGCCGTGCTGATGCGCGGGGTTATTGGCCTCTGTCCGGAGGACGTGCAGAACCATAAATTGGCCGAAGCGGTTGCTTTTGCGCGGAACTGGCACGGGAAAGCGGACGGAAGAATCACAACGATGATTTCACCCCATGCCCCGTACACCTGTCCGCCGGAGTTTTTTGTGAAGTTTGTTCAAGCCGCCCATGATTTGGATCTGCCGATGCATACGCACATGTCGGAAACCCGGCGTGAAGTCGAGCAGAATGCCGAGGATTACGGCCTGCGTCCGGTAGCCCATCTGGAAAAGCTGGGAATGTTCACCCGCCCGTCCCTAGTTGCACATGGTGTTCATTTGACCGATGAAGAGATTGAGATTCTTGCCCGTTACAATGTAGGAGTGTCCCATAATCCAGGCAGCAATCTGAAGCTGGCAAGCGGAGTAGCCCGGGTACCGGAGCTGCTGCGTGCAGGAGTCACAGTATCGCTTGGCACCGACGGCGCGGCGAGCAACAATAATCTCGATATGTTTGAGGAGATGCGTCTAGCTGCCTTGATCCACAAAGGCGTGAGCGGAGATCCGACGGCGGTTCCGGCACCGGAAGCGCTGCTGATGGCGACCGAATACGGCGCACAGTCGATTTTTCTGGACCGGGTCGGCCGGCTTGCTCCGGGAATGAAGGCGGATTTCATTGCGCTGGATATCGACCAGCCGCATTTCCTGCCGCATACGGACCTCCTGTCCCATGCCGTATATTCGGCAAGCGCAAAGGATGTAGCGCATGTCTGGGTGGACGGCAAGCAGGTTGTGAAGCATGGGCAATGCCTGACGCTGGATGAGGAACAAATCCGGCGCAAGGCGCAGGAGACTTTTGAGGGCCTGCTGAAGCGGTAA
- a CDS encoding redox-sensing transcriptional repressor Rex: MKSDKISEAVVRRLPVYLRFLNDLQKREISTVSSQELGQKLDLNPAQIRKDLAYFGDFGRKGIGYDVSYLIEKIRHILKLDQQINVALVGAGNLGHALSNYNAYLKDMMKITAVFDSYPPKIGQKINSLTVQPMEELGSTIREQGIRIGIITVPDSEAQTVADILVDSGIEAILNFAPVILKTPANIRIHAADFTTDLQSLAYYLHDGKDETEDEQQ; this comes from the coding sequence ATGAAATCGGACAAAATATCGGAGGCTGTGGTGCGCAGACTGCCTGTGTACCTGCGTTTTCTGAATGATCTTCAGAAGCGTGAAATCTCCACCGTATCTTCACAGGAGCTGGGGCAGAAGCTGGATCTGAATCCGGCGCAAATCCGCAAGGATCTGGCCTATTTCGGCGATTTCGGCCGAAAAGGCATCGGCTATGATGTATCATATCTGATTGAGAAAATCCGCCATATCCTAAAGCTTGACCAGCAGATCAATGTGGCTCTGGTGGGTGCAGGTAATCTTGGACACGCATTATCCAATTACAATGCCTACTTAAAGGACATGATGAAAATCACCGCAGTCTTTGATTCCTATCCGCCCAAGATCGGGCAGAAAATCAACTCACTGACTGTCCAGCCTATGGAAGAGCTGGGGAGCACAATCCGCGAGCAGGGCATTCGCATCGGTATTATTACTGTACCGGACAGTGAAGCGCAAACCGTTGCAGATATTCTGGTGGATTCAGGTATTGAGGCGATCCTCAATTTCGCACCGGTGATTTTGAAGACGCCTGCCAACATCCGGATTCACGCCGCTGATTTTACCACTGATTTGCAGAGTCTGGCCTATTACTTGCATGATGGAAAGGACGAAACGGAAGATGAGCAGCAATAA